In the genome of Pseudomonas sp. P5_109, one region contains:
- a CDS encoding TetR/AcrR family transcriptional regulator, whose product MRYSQDHKAQTHQRIIKEASARFRRDGIGATGLQPLMKALGLTHGGFYSHFKSKDELVEKALQEAGVQVDGLCAQIFAEEHPLETFIDTYLSEWHQTSPHEGCPLPTISSELGLRGQPSPTSDVVLQARLDQIRNTLDGEGTPNRSIVIMSTLVGALLLSRSVADAEFAQRILDVAREHLKHSQD is encoded by the coding sequence ATGCGTTACTCGCAGGACCATAAAGCCCAGACCCACCAACGCATTATCAAGGAAGCTTCAGCGCGATTTCGACGCGACGGTATCGGCGCGACCGGGCTGCAACCCCTGATGAAAGCGCTGGGCTTGACCCACGGTGGCTTTTATTCGCACTTCAAGTCCAAAGACGAACTGGTAGAAAAAGCCTTGCAAGAGGCTGGCGTACAAGTCGACGGGTTGTGCGCGCAAATCTTCGCCGAGGAACACCCACTCGAAACCTTCATCGACACCTATCTGTCCGAATGGCATCAAACCTCCCCCCACGAAGGCTGTCCGCTGCCAACCATTTCCTCGGAACTGGGCCTGCGTGGTCAACCGAGCCCAACCAGCGACGTCGTGCTCCAGGCGCGACTCGATCAGATCCGCAACACCCTTGACGGCGAAGGCACCCCAAACCGCAGCATCGTCATCATGTCGACGCTGGTCGGCGCCTTGCTGTTATCGCGCAGCGTTGCAGACGCCGAATTTGCCCAAAGGATTCTCGACGTCGCACGCGAACATCTCAAACACTCACAGGATTAA
- the rfbB gene encoding dTDP-glucose 4,6-dehydratase translates to MRILITGGAGFIGSALVRELIQHTGHEVLNLDKLTYAGNLESLTSIANDTRYEFVQADIVDQATVSAVLARFQPHAIMHLAAESHVDRSIDGPSEFIQTNIVGTYSLLEAARGYWQTLSEPERSAFRFHHISTDEVYGDLHGVDDLFTETTPYAPSSPYSASKAASDHLVRAWQRTYGLPVLLTNCSNNYGPFHFPEKLIPLVILNALAGKPLPVYGNGLQVRDWLFVEDHARALLKVVTTGTVGETYNIGGHNEQKNIDVVRGICALLEELAPHKPEGVAHYADLITFVQDRPGHDLRYAIDAGKIERELGWVPEETFETGLRKTVQWYLDNMEWCRRVQDGSYQGERLGAINPKELLA, encoded by the coding sequence GTGCGTATCCTTATTACCGGCGGAGCCGGTTTCATAGGCTCGGCCCTTGTTCGCGAGCTGATCCAACACACCGGGCATGAAGTGCTCAACCTGGACAAACTGACGTATGCCGGCAATCTCGAATCGCTGACCAGCATTGCCAACGACACTCGCTACGAGTTCGTTCAGGCCGATATTGTTGACCAGGCGACCGTCAGTGCCGTGCTGGCGCGTTTCCAGCCGCACGCGATCATGCACCTGGCAGCGGAGTCCCACGTCGATCGCTCCATCGACGGGCCATCGGAATTCATCCAGACCAACATCGTCGGCACCTACAGCCTGCTCGAGGCCGCCCGCGGCTATTGGCAAACCCTGTCGGAACCCGAGAGAAGCGCCTTCCGCTTTCATCACATTTCCACCGACGAGGTCTACGGCGACCTGCACGGGGTCGACGACCTGTTTACGGAAACCACGCCCTACGCGCCGAGCTCGCCCTACTCCGCCAGCAAGGCAGCGTCCGACCATCTGGTCCGCGCCTGGCAGCGAACCTATGGCCTGCCGGTGCTGCTGACCAATTGCTCGAACAATTACGGGCCGTTCCACTTCCCGGAGAAACTGATTCCGCTGGTCATCCTCAATGCCTTGGCCGGCAAACCTCTGCCTGTGTATGGCAATGGCCTGCAAGTGCGCGACTGGCTGTTCGTCGAAGATCACGCCCGGGCACTGCTCAAGGTGGTGACCACCGGCACCGTCGGCGAGACCTACAACATCGGCGGGCACAACGAACAAAAGAACATCGACGTGGTGCGCGGCATCTGCGCCCTGCTTGAAGAGCTGGCACCGCACAAACCTGAGGGCGTTGCGCATTACGCCGACCTGATCACGTTTGTCCAGGATCGTCCTGGTCATGACCTGCGCTATGCAATCGATGCCGGCAAGATTGAACGCGAACTGGGCTGGGTGCCCGAAGAGACCTTCGAAACCGGCCTGCGCAAAACCGTTCAATGGTACCTGGATAACATGGAGTGGTGCCGCCGCGTCCAGGACGGCAGCTATCAAGGTGAACGCCTTGGCGCCATCAATCCCAAGGAGCTGCTCGCATGA
- the rfbD gene encoding dTDP-4-dehydrorhamnose reductase, whose product MKILINGRHGQVSHELQRRLGAVGELIVLGRDQLDLAQPDQIRRQVQTVRPDLIINAAAHTAVDLAESEPQSAFAINAVAPGILAEEALALDIPLIHYSTDYVFDGTKAAPYNEDDTPNPLGVYGKSKLAGEQAIRDMQGKHLILRTSWVYSTHGRNFLLTMQRLLQEKAELRVVADQIGAPTWAGTIANSTLALIEHWQANEVANWGTYHLSAQGETSWFGFAQAIGEALRQQGKPCADLFAIPSSDYPTPAARPLNSRLDCSRLQRDWGVSQPDWQTALRECLTEQS is encoded by the coding sequence GTGAAAATACTCATCAATGGCCGGCACGGTCAGGTTTCACATGAATTGCAACGGCGACTGGGGGCGGTCGGCGAACTGATCGTATTGGGTCGTGACCAACTCGATCTCGCGCAACCCGATCAGATCCGCCGTCAGGTGCAAACCGTCCGGCCTGATCTGATCATCAACGCCGCGGCCCATACGGCGGTTGATCTGGCAGAAAGCGAGCCGCAATCCGCCTTTGCCATTAACGCCGTAGCTCCCGGCATTCTTGCCGAAGAAGCGTTGGCTCTCGACATTCCGTTGATCCATTACTCCACGGACTATGTGTTCGACGGGACCAAAGCCGCGCCTTACAACGAGGACGACACGCCCAACCCGCTTGGGGTGTATGGCAAGAGCAAGCTGGCCGGTGAGCAGGCCATCAGGGACATGCAAGGTAAACACCTGATCCTGCGTACCAGTTGGGTCTATTCAACTCATGGCCGTAATTTTCTGCTGACGATGCAACGTTTGCTGCAAGAGAAAGCGGAGTTACGTGTAGTCGCCGATCAAATCGGCGCACCTACCTGGGCCGGCACAATCGCCAACAGCACCCTTGCCTTGATTGAACACTGGCAGGCGAACGAAGTGGCCAACTGGGGTACTTATCACCTCAGCGCACAAGGTGAGACCTCCTGGTTCGGCTTCGCCCAGGCGATCGGCGAAGCACTGAGACAACAGGGCAAGCCTTGCGCCGACCTGTTTGCGATCCCGTCCAGCGACTACCCCACACCCGCCGCCAGGCCGCTCAACTCGCGACTCGATTGCAGTCGCTTGCAGCGCGACTGGGGCGTCAGCCAACCGGACTGGCAAACAGCGCTGCGCGAATGCCTGACTGAACAATCCTGA
- the kdpC gene encoding potassium-transporting ATPase subunit KdpC, with protein sequence MSTLIRPALSLLVLMTLITGVAYPLVVTGVAQVAFPYQANGSLVRDAEGKVRGSSLIAQDFVGDAWFHPRPSAGAFATVSSSASNLSPSNPALATRVIDDATKQLVPGQGPVPLALVTTSGSGLDPHLPPAAIAYQLARVAAARNLPVATLQQLLDAHIEQPLVGPPVVNVLELNLALEKL encoded by the coding sequence ATGTCCACATTGATACGCCCGGCCCTGAGCCTGCTGGTCCTGATGACGCTGATTACCGGCGTTGCCTATCCACTGGTGGTCACTGGCGTGGCCCAGGTCGCGTTCCCGTATCAGGCCAACGGCAGCCTGGTGCGTGATGCCGAGGGCAAGGTCCGCGGCTCATCGCTGATCGCCCAGGATTTCGTCGGCGACGCCTGGTTCCATCCGCGCCCTTCGGCCGGTGCCTTTGCCACCGTGTCGAGTAGTGCCAGCAACCTGTCGCCGAGCAACCCGGCGCTGGCGACGCGGGTGATCGACGATGCCACCAAACAGTTGGTGCCCGGTCAGGGACCGGTGCCATTGGCGCTGGTCACTACCTCCGGTAGCGGTCTCGATCCGCACTTGCCACCGGCGGCGATTGCCTATCAACTGGCGCGTGTCGCGGCGGCGCGCAACCTGCCGGTAGCGACACTGCAACAACTGCTGGACGCGCATATCGAGCAGCCGTTGGTAGGCCCGCCGGTGGTGAATGTGCTTGAGTTGAATCTGGC
- a CDS encoding DUF2897 family protein, with amino-acid sequence MPWYAWLILVVAIGSIVGGLMMLRDTANKVELTEEQRKRVAERNAEMDAKEAQDR; translated from the coding sequence ATGCCCTGGTATGCCTGGTTGATTCTGGTCGTTGCCATCGGCTCGATCGTTGGTGGTCTGATGATGCTGCGCGACACCGCCAACAAGGTCGAACTGACCGAAGAGCAACGTAAGCGCGTCGCCGAACGCAATGCGGAAATGGACGCCAAGGAAGCGCAGGACCGCTGA
- the kdpF gene encoding K(+)-transporting ATPase subunit F, producing MSVLDGVSLLLAVGLFIYLLVALLRADRN from the coding sequence ATGAGCGTTCTGGACGGAGTGTCACTGCTGCTGGCAGTGGGGCTGTTCATTTATCTGTTGGTTGCGCTGTTGCGCGCGGACCGGAACTAG
- the kdpB gene encoding potassium-transporting ATPase subunit KdpB gives MNMPVTKTVAVKAPEQPKTAISALWRPALVQAFVKLDPRQLQRAPVMLVVELTAILTTVLCFIPDTAVPTFVAAQIAVWLWFTVLFANFAEALAEGRGKARADSLKAGSEGLSARRKTSNGSFQVVPATSLRKGDMVRVEAGEMIPGDGEVIEGIAAVNEAAITGESAPVIRESGGDRSAVTGNTRLVSDWLLVKITANPGESTLDRMIALVEGAKRQKTPNEVALDILLIGLTLIFLLVVVTLQPFAHFANGSLPLVFLVALLVTLIPTTIGGLLSAIGIAGMDRLVRLNVIAKSGRAVEAAGDVHVLLLDKTGTITFGNRRCSAVYAAPGVTARELAEGALLASLADDTAEGKSIVEYLRGTHPQPEPSADVLTAVPFSAETRLSGVDYQGRVYRKGAVDSLLAFVGLTRADLAPALSREIDKIAQSGGTPLLVCADGKLLGAIHLKDVVKPGIRERFAELRKLGIRTVMVTGDNPLTAAAIAAEAGVDDVLAEATPEKKLARIRHEQNDGRLVAMCGDGANDAPALAQADVGMAMNDGTQAAREAANMVDLDSDPTKLLDVVQIGKELLVTRGALTTFSIANDVAKYFAILPALFAAIYPQLGVLNVMHLSSPQSAILSAIVFNALIIVVLIPLALRGVRVQAASAAALLRRNLLIYGLGGILVPFVGIKAIDMLLTALHLV, from the coding sequence ATGAATATGCCCGTAACCAAAACCGTCGCCGTCAAGGCACCGGAACAACCGAAAACCGCGATCTCGGCCCTGTGGCGCCCGGCGCTGGTGCAAGCCTTCGTCAAGCTCGACCCACGGCAATTGCAGCGTGCGCCGGTGATGCTGGTGGTCGAACTGACCGCAATCCTGACCACCGTGTTGTGTTTCATTCCCGACACGGCGGTGCCGACCTTCGTCGCCGCGCAAATCGCCGTGTGGTTGTGGTTCACCGTGCTGTTCGCCAACTTCGCCGAGGCCTTGGCTGAAGGTCGCGGCAAGGCCCGCGCCGACAGCCTCAAGGCCGGCAGCGAGGGCTTGAGTGCCCGGCGCAAAACCAGCAACGGCAGCTTCCAGGTGGTGCCCGCCACCAGCCTGCGCAAAGGTGACATGGTGCGCGTCGAAGCAGGGGAGATGATCCCCGGTGACGGCGAAGTGATCGAAGGCATTGCGGCGGTCAACGAAGCAGCGATTACCGGTGAATCGGCGCCGGTGATTCGCGAGTCCGGCGGCGACCGCTCGGCGGTGACCGGCAACACACGGCTGGTGTCCGACTGGTTGCTGGTGAAAATCACCGCCAACCCTGGCGAGTCGACCCTGGACCGCATGATCGCCCTGGTCGAAGGCGCCAAGCGCCAGAAAACCCCGAACGAAGTGGCGCTCGACATCCTGCTGATCGGCCTGACCCTGATCTTCCTGCTGGTGGTCGTCACCCTGCAACCGTTCGCCCACTTCGCCAACGGCAGCTTGCCGCTGGTGTTCCTGGTGGCGCTGTTGGTCACGCTGATTCCGACCACCATCGGCGGTTTGCTGTCGGCCATCGGTATCGCCGGGATGGATCGACTGGTGCGCCTGAACGTGATCGCCAAGTCCGGCCGTGCGGTGGAAGCGGCGGGGGACGTGCATGTCCTGTTGCTCGACAAGACCGGCACCATCACCTTCGGTAACCGTCGTTGCTCGGCGGTGTATGCCGCCCCGGGTGTGACAGCCAGGGAACTGGCCGAAGGCGCATTGCTGGCTTCACTCGCCGACGACACGGCTGAAGGCAAGTCGATCGTCGAGTACCTGCGTGGCACCCATCCGCAACCGGAACCGTCCGCTGACGTGCTGACCGCCGTGCCATTCAGTGCCGAAACCCGCTTGTCCGGTGTCGACTATCAGGGCCGGGTGTACCGCAAAGGCGCGGTGGACTCGTTGCTGGCCTTCGTCGGCCTGACACGCGCTGACCTGGCACCGGCCTTGTCGCGTGAAATCGACAAGATCGCCCAAAGCGGCGGCACCCCATTGCTGGTGTGTGCCGACGGCAAGTTGCTCGGCGCGATTCACCTCAAGGACGTGGTCAAGCCCGGCATCCGCGAGCGTTTCGCCGAGCTGCGCAAGCTGGGGATCCGCACCGTCATGGTTACCGGCGACAACCCGTTGACCGCCGCTGCCATCGCCGCTGAAGCAGGGGTGGACGATGTGCTGGCCGAAGCCACGCCGGAGAAAAAACTGGCGCGCATTCGTCACGAGCAAAACGACGGTCGCCTGGTCGCCATGTGCGGCGACGGCGCCAACGACGCCCCGGCCCTGGCCCAGGCGGACGTCGGCATGGCGATGAACGACGGTACGCAAGCGGCACGTGAAGCGGCGAACATGGTCGACCTCGACAGCGACCCGACCAAGCTGCTGGACGTGGTGCAGATCGGCAAGGAGTTGCTGGTCACCCGCGGTGCGCTGACGACCTTTTCGATCGCCAACGACGTGGCCAAGTACTTCGCGATCCTGCCAGCGCTGTTCGCCGCGATCTACCCGCAACTGGGCGTGCTCAACGTAATGCACCTGAGCAGTCCGCAGAGCGCGATTCTCTCGGCGATCGTATTCAACGCCTTGATCATTGTGGTGCTGATCCCCTTGGCATTGCGCGGAGTGCGCGTACAGGCGGCGAGTGCGGCGGCGTTGCTGCGACGCAATCTGCTGATCTACGGCCTGGGCGGGATCCTGGTGCCGTTCGTGGGCATCAAGGCGATCGACATGCTGTTGACGGCGTTGCATCTGGTTTAG
- the fabF gene encoding beta-ketoacyl-ACP synthase II yields the protein MKDRRVVVTGMGLVSPLGSGVEVVWERLLAGRSGLRNLPDEVVADLPAKVGGAVPTLADDPQAGFDPDRATPPKEQKKMDRFILFAMEAARQALEQAGWQALDANAQERTATIIGSGVGGFGAIADAVRTTDSRGPRRLSPFTIPSFLVNLAAGHVSIQHGFKGPLGAPVTACAAGVQAIGDAARLIRVGEADIAVCGGAEAAIDRVSLAGFAAARALSSGYNETPERASRPFDSGRDGFVMGEGAGLLVIESLDHALARGAQPLAELVGYGTSADAYHLTAGPEDGSGARRAMSLALAQAGVSPAQVQHLNAHATSTPVGDLGELAAIKALFGAQNGIAVTSTKSATGHLLGAAGGLEAIFTLLAIRDQIVPATLNFENPDPASEGVDIVHGSARPMAIEYALSNGFGFGGVNASVLFKRWQG from the coding sequence ATGAAAGATCGTCGTGTGGTTGTAACGGGCATGGGCCTGGTGTCGCCGCTGGGCAGTGGTGTTGAGGTTGTCTGGGAGCGGCTGCTGGCCGGGCGTTCCGGGCTGCGCAATCTGCCGGATGAGGTGGTTGCCGATCTGCCGGCCAAGGTCGGCGGTGCGGTGCCGACGCTGGCTGATGATCCGCAGGCGGGTTTCGACCCCGATCGGGCAACCCCGCCCAAGGAACAGAAGAAGATGGACCGCTTCATCCTGTTCGCCATGGAGGCCGCACGTCAGGCACTGGAGCAAGCCGGCTGGCAAGCGCTGGACGCCAATGCCCAGGAGCGTACGGCTACCATCATCGGTTCAGGCGTGGGTGGTTTCGGCGCGATTGCCGACGCGGTGCGTACCACCGATAGCCGTGGCCCGAGACGTTTGTCTCCATTCACTATTCCTTCATTTCTGGTCAATCTTGCGGCAGGTCATGTGTCGATCCAGCATGGCTTCAAGGGGCCTCTAGGCGCGCCGGTCACGGCATGCGCTGCCGGGGTTCAGGCGATTGGCGACGCGGCGCGGCTGATTCGCGTCGGTGAGGCGGATATCGCGGTGTGCGGTGGTGCGGAAGCGGCGATCGATCGGGTCAGCCTTGCCGGGTTCGCGGCGGCTCGCGCCTTGTCCAGCGGCTACAACGAAACGCCCGAGCGCGCTTCGCGACCTTTCGACAGCGGCCGCGACGGTTTTGTCATGGGGGAAGGGGCCGGGCTGCTGGTCATCGAGTCTCTGGACCATGCGCTGGCTCGCGGCGCTCAACCACTGGCGGAGCTGGTCGGCTACGGCACCAGCGCCGATGCCTATCACCTGACCGCCGGCCCGGAGGATGGCAGCGGTGCGCGGCGAGCGATGTCGTTGGCATTGGCGCAGGCCGGTGTTTCACCGGCTCAGGTCCAGCATCTGAATGCTCATGCAACCTCGACTCCGGTGGGGGATCTGGGGGAACTGGCGGCGATCAAGGCATTGTTCGGCGCGCAAAATGGTATCGCTGTGACTTCGACCAAGTCGGCGACCGGGCATTTGCTCGGTGCAGCGGGTGGACTTGAAGCGATCTTTACGCTGCTGGCGATCCGCGACCAGATCGTGCCGGCGACGCTCAATTTCGAGAACCCGGACCCTGCCTCTGAAGGTGTCGACATCGTTCATGGTAGCGCGCGGCCGATGGCCATCGAATACGCGTTGTCCAACGGCTTCGGATTTGGCGGGGTCAATGCCAGTGTGCTGTTCAAGCGTTGGCAGGGTTAA
- the kdpA gene encoding potassium-transporting ATPase subunit KdpA, with amino-acid sequence MHSYDYWLILGFFALVLVPAPFLGRFYYKVMEGQRTWLTPVLGPVERGCYRLAGVDPQVEQSWQKYTLALLAFNLAGFLLLFAILVFQDHLPLNPQNLPGQEWTLAFNTAVSFMTNTNWQAYSGEASLSYLSQMVGLTVQNFVSAATGLAVLVALCRGIARKSSASLGNFWVDMTRATLYGLLPLCLLLALYLVWQGVPQTFAQYVNAVTMQGVDQVIPLGPAASQIAIKQLGTNGGGFFGVNSAHPFENPTAWSNLFEVTSIILIPVALVFTFGHYVKDLRQSRAIIACMLALFLIGGATSLWAEYQPNPSLNNAAVEQTAPLEGKEARFGTTATVLWSVTTTAASNGSVNGMHDSLNPLSGMVALVNMMVGEVIFGGVGAGLYGMLLNVLIAVFLAGLMIGRTPEYLGKKLQAKEVQLLVVTLMVMPIGVLVLGAIAASLPGPVAAVSNPGPHGFSQLLYAYTSASANNGSAFGGFGANTPFHNLMLGLGMLIGRFGYILPVLALAGSLAMKKTAPIGQNSFPTHGPLFVTLLTVTILLVGGLTFLPTLALGPIAEHLSMAAF; translated from the coding sequence ATGCACAGTTATGACTATTGGCTGATCCTCGGGTTTTTCGCCCTGGTATTGGTCCCTGCGCCGTTTCTCGGGCGCTTCTACTACAAGGTGATGGAAGGACAGCGCACCTGGCTGACGCCTGTTCTCGGCCCGGTCGAACGCGGTTGTTATCGTCTGGCCGGCGTCGATCCGCAGGTCGAACAGAGCTGGCAGAAGTACACGCTGGCCTTGCTCGCCTTCAACCTCGCGGGTTTCCTGCTGCTGTTCGCGATCCTGGTGTTCCAGGACCACCTGCCGCTGAACCCGCAAAACCTGCCGGGGCAGGAATGGACGCTGGCGTTTAACACCGCCGTCAGCTTCATGACCAATACCAACTGGCAGGCCTACAGCGGCGAAGCGTCCCTGAGCTACCTGAGCCAGATGGTCGGCCTCACCGTGCAGAACTTCGTCAGCGCCGCCACCGGCCTGGCGGTTCTGGTTGCGCTGTGCCGTGGCATCGCTCGCAAATCGAGCGCATCGCTTGGCAACTTCTGGGTCGACATGACCCGCGCCACCCTCTACGGCCTGCTGCCGCTGTGCCTGCTGCTGGCGCTGTACCTGGTCTGGCAGGGCGTGCCGCAGACCTTCGCGCAGTACGTGAATGCGGTGACGATGCAGGGTGTTGACCAAGTGATTCCGCTGGGGCCGGCTGCCAGTCAGATTGCGATCAAGCAACTGGGCACCAACGGCGGTGGTTTCTTCGGCGTGAACTCGGCGCATCCGTTCGAGAACCCGACGGCGTGGAGCAACCTGTTCGAAGTGACCTCGATCATTCTGATCCCCGTCGCGCTGGTCTTCACCTTCGGCCATTACGTGAAGGACTTGCGTCAGAGCCGCGCAATCATCGCCTGCATGCTGGCGCTGTTCCTGATCGGCGGTGCGACTTCGTTGTGGGCCGAGTACCAGCCGAACCCTTCATTGAACAATGCCGCTGTCGAACAGACCGCGCCACTGGAAGGCAAGGAAGCGCGCTTTGGCACCACTGCAACGGTGCTGTGGTCGGTGACCACCACGGCCGCGTCCAACGGTTCGGTGAACGGCATGCACGACAGCCTCAATCCGCTGAGCGGCATGGTCGCGCTGGTCAACATGATGGTCGGTGAAGTGATCTTCGGCGGCGTCGGTGCCGGGCTCTACGGCATGTTGCTCAACGTGCTGATCGCGGTGTTCCTCGCCGGCCTGATGATCGGCCGCACCCCGGAATACCTCGGCAAGAAGCTGCAGGCCAAAGAAGTCCAATTGCTGGTGGTGACCCTGATGGTCATGCCGATTGGCGTACTGGTACTCGGCGCGATCGCCGCCAGCCTGCCTGGCCCGGTAGCCGCCGTCAGCAACCCCGGGCCCCACGGTTTCAGTCAGTTGCTCTACGCCTACACCTCGGCCAGTGCCAACAACGGCTCCGCGTTCGGTGGCTTCGGTGCCAACACACCGTTCCACAACCTGATGCTGGGCCTGGGCATGTTGATCGGTCGCTTCGGCTACATCCTCCCAGTCCTTGCATTGGCCGGCAGCCTGGCGATGAAGAAAACCGCGCCGATCGGGCAGAACAGCTTCCCGACCCACGGCCCGTTGTTTGTCACCCTGCTGACCGTGACCATTTTGCTGGTGGGTGGCCTGACCTTCCTGCCGACCTTGGCACTGGGTCCTATCGCTGAACACCTGAGCATGGCTGCCTTTTGA
- the rfbA gene encoding glucose-1-phosphate thymidylyltransferase RfbA, producing the protein MMKGIVLAGGSGTRLHPITLGVSKQLLPVYDKPMIYYPISVLMLAGIKDILLISTPQDLPQYRNLLGDGSQFGVNFSFAEQPSPDGLAQAFLIGEAFIGDDPVCLILGDNIFHGQHFGEQLQSAAQRSSGATVFGYWVKDPERFGVIDFDSEGRALSIEEKPKKPKSSYAVTGLYFYDNDVIEIAKAVKPSPRGELEITDVNNAYLQRGDLQVERFGRGFAWLDTGTHDSLLEASQYVQTIEHRQGLKVACLEEIAYENGWIDRDQLLERARYFGKTGYGQYLAKLAGEEQ; encoded by the coding sequence ATGATGAAAGGCATCGTTTTGGCGGGTGGCTCGGGCACGCGCCTGCACCCGATTACGCTCGGCGTGTCGAAACAGCTGTTGCCGGTCTACGACAAGCCCATGATCTACTATCCGATCTCGGTTCTGATGCTGGCCGGCATCAAGGATATCCTGCTGATCTCCACCCCGCAGGACCTGCCGCAGTATCGCAACCTGCTGGGTGACGGCAGCCAGTTCGGGGTGAATTTCAGCTTTGCCGAGCAACCTTCACCGGACGGTCTGGCCCAGGCTTTCCTGATTGGCGAAGCGTTCATCGGCGATGACCCTGTGTGCCTGATCCTGGGCGACAACATCTTCCACGGTCAGCACTTTGGCGAGCAACTGCAGAGCGCGGCACAACGCTCCTCCGGTGCCACCGTGTTCGGTTACTGGGTCAAGGATCCCGAGCGCTTCGGCGTCATCGATTTCGACAGCGAAGGCCGTGCGCTTTCGATCGAAGAAAAACCGAAAAAGCCGAAATCCAGTTATGCCGTTACCGGCCTGTATTTCTACGACAACGATGTGATCGAAATCGCCAAGGCGGTGAAACCTTCGCCGCGCGGCGAACTGGAAATCACCGACGTCAACAATGCCTATCTGCAACGTGGCGATCTGCAGGTCGAGCGTTTTGGTCGAGGCTTCGCCTGGCTCGACACCGGCACCCACGACAGCTTGCTCGAAGCCTCTCAATACGTGCAAACCATCGAACACCGCCAAGGCCTCAAAGTCGCCTGTCTCGAAGAGATAGCCTATGAAAATGGCTGGATCGACCGAGATCAGTTGCTCGAACGCGCCCGGTACTTCGGCAAGACCGGATATGGCCAGTACCTGGCCAAACTGGCAGGGGAAGAGCAATGA
- the eat gene encoding ethanolamine permease has product MNTQLKPTLGTLHLWGIAVGLVISGEYFGWSYGWGVAGTLGFLVTSFMVATMYTCFIFSFTELTTAIPHAGGPFAYSRRAFGEKGGLIAGLATLIEFVFAPPAIALAIGAYLNVQFPALDPKHAAVGAYIVFMGLNILGVKLAATFELVVCVLAVAELLVFMGVVAPAFSFSNFALNGWAGSDVFGAPAIAGMFAAIPFAIWFFLAIEGAAMAAEEAKDPKRTIPKAYISGILTLVLLAMGVMFFAGGVGDWRTLSNINDPLPQAMKTVVGESSGWLHMLVWIGLFGLVASFHGIILGYSRQFFALARAGYLPASLARLSRFQTPHRAIIAGGVIGIAAIYSDGLINLGGMTLTAAMITMAVFGAIVMYIMSMLSLFKLRKTEPNLERTFRAPCYPLVPFIALMLAVVCLIAMAWFNTLIGLIFLGFMAAGFVYFTLTAQLRADAPADAMLTGL; this is encoded by the coding sequence ATGAACACACAACTCAAACCCACGCTGGGCACATTGCATCTGTGGGGCATCGCGGTCGGGCTGGTGATTTCCGGGGAGTATTTCGGCTGGAGTTATGGCTGGGGCGTGGCCGGGACTTTGGGCTTCCTGGTGACCTCGTTCATGGTCGCCACCATGTACACCTGTTTCATCTTCAGTTTCACCGAACTGACCACCGCCATTCCTCACGCCGGTGGCCCCTTTGCCTACAGCCGTCGAGCCTTTGGCGAAAAAGGCGGATTGATCGCCGGGTTGGCGACCTTGATCGAATTCGTCTTCGCTCCACCCGCGATTGCCCTGGCCATCGGTGCCTACCTCAATGTCCAGTTTCCAGCCCTGGACCCGAAACACGCGGCAGTCGGTGCCTACATCGTGTTCATGGGCCTCAACATCCTCGGCGTGAAACTGGCGGCGACCTTCGAGCTGGTGGTCTGCGTGTTGGCGGTCGCTGAATTGCTGGTGTTCATGGGCGTGGTCGCTCCGGCCTTCAGCTTCAGCAACTTCGCGCTCAATGGCTGGGCCGGCTCCGACGTGTTCGGTGCTCCGGCGATTGCCGGGATGTTCGCGGCGATCCCCTTTGCCATCTGGTTCTTCCTCGCCATTGAAGGCGCAGCCATGGCCGCCGAAGAAGCCAAGGACCCGAAACGCACGATTCCCAAGGCCTACATCAGCGGTATCTTGACCCTGGTGTTGCTGGCGATGGGTGTGATGTTTTTCGCCGGTGGCGTCGGCGACTGGCGCACCCTGTCGAACATCAACGACCCGCTGCCGCAAGCGATGAAGACCGTGGTAGGCGAAAGCTCGGGCTGGCTGCACATGCTGGTGTGGATCGGCCTGTTCGGCCTGGTAGCGAGTTTCCACGGGATCATCCTCGGCTACTCGCGGCAGTTCTTCGCCCTCGCCCGGGCCGGTTACCTGCCGGCGTCCCTGGCCAGATTGTCGCGTTTTCAAACCCCGCACCGGGCGATCATCGCCGGCGGTGTCATCGGCATCGCTGCCATCTACAGCGACGGTCTGATCAACCTCGGCGGCATGACGCTGACCGCCGCGATGATCACCATGGCCGTGTTCGGCGCCATCGTGATGTACATCATGAGCATGCTCAGCCTGTTCAAACTGCGTAAAACCGAGCCAAACCTGGAGCGCACCTTCCGCGCCCCCTGCTACCCGCTGGTGCCGTTCATTGCATTGATGCTGGCGGTGGTGTGCCTGATTGCGATGGCCTGGTTCAACACCTTGATCGGCCTGATCTTCCTGGGCTTCATGGCGGCTGGTTTCGTGTACTTCACGCTCACCGCGCAATTGCGCGCCGACGCACCGGCGGATGCGATGCTGACCGGACTTTGA